One genomic window of Luteitalea pratensis includes the following:
- a CDS encoding DUF4178 domain-containing protein, translated as MRGPAGRCPNCGAPVRFRWSSAVQTTCESCRSVIVRHDVDLETIGEIADLPPDSSPIQIGTTGTLDGRSFSVVGRIVYEYDDGGWNEWHVVYADGTSGWLSDAQLEYAVSSLVQPEKRLPAADGVRLGMDYTWDGRPLQVTTLTTAHYKGVEGELPFEYWGKQDVLFADLRGHDATFGTIDYSDGAPVLFIGRFVSFDELHLQNVRTFEAEDRSKAMQGFNCANCGAAVELRALSQTRAVACTSCGAVIDTRDRNVTILQTAAAKQPISPRIPLGSRADWAGRPHDVIGFQQRSVTVDGQRYAWDEYVLFNPYVGFRYLTEYNGHWNDVTTVRELPAMDSSGSRAAMRLGDVVFKHFQHANARTDFVLGEFPWRVQVGEEVATDDFVEPPYMLSGEGTENERTWSRGMYTDPQQIWKAFDLPATPPQPVGVFANQPNPYAEKSTALWRAFRWLSVLVVVLMLYRMLTASGATVFSHDFRYQPGVPESSFVTEPFVLPSDGKVEVKISTTVSNSWLGFDLALINLETGDAHNTDSEVSFYSGVEGGESWSEGNRAATLSLPRLPAGQYYLRVEPEGPPNGPEVPYKINVRRDLPDPFPYLLALVLLTLRPIWVWFRKAGFEARRNAESDYAPSTSDDDDDDDDADDDDE; from the coding sequence ATGAGGGGACCCGCCGGCCGCTGCCCGAACTGCGGCGCCCCCGTTCGCTTCCGCTGGTCGAGCGCCGTCCAGACGACGTGCGAGTCGTGCCGCTCGGTCATCGTCCGGCACGACGTCGACCTCGAGACCATCGGCGAAATCGCGGACCTGCCGCCCGACAGCTCGCCGATCCAGATCGGCACCACCGGCACGCTCGACGGACGTAGCTTCAGCGTCGTCGGCCGCATCGTCTACGAGTACGATGACGGCGGGTGGAACGAGTGGCATGTCGTCTACGCGGACGGCACGAGCGGCTGGCTGTCGGACGCCCAGCTCGAATACGCCGTCTCCAGCCTGGTGCAGCCAGAGAAGCGGCTGCCGGCCGCGGACGGCGTCAGGCTGGGGATGGACTACACGTGGGATGGCCGGCCGTTGCAGGTCACCACGCTGACCACCGCTCACTACAAGGGCGTCGAGGGAGAACTGCCGTTCGAGTACTGGGGCAAGCAGGACGTGCTGTTTGCCGACCTCCGCGGCCACGACGCGACATTCGGCACCATCGACTACAGCGACGGCGCGCCGGTGCTGTTCATCGGCCGCTTCGTCTCGTTCGACGAACTGCACCTGCAGAACGTCCGCACGTTCGAGGCCGAGGATCGCTCGAAGGCGATGCAGGGCTTCAACTGCGCCAATTGCGGCGCGGCGGTCGAGCTGCGGGCGCTGTCGCAGACGCGAGCCGTGGCGTGCACGAGTTGTGGCGCGGTCATCGACACGCGCGATCGCAACGTCACCATCCTGCAAACGGCCGCCGCGAAGCAACCGATCTCGCCGCGGATCCCGCTCGGCAGTCGCGCCGATTGGGCCGGCCGGCCGCACGACGTGATCGGCTTCCAGCAGCGCTCGGTCACCGTCGATGGCCAGCGGTACGCGTGGGACGAGTACGTGCTGTTCAACCCGTACGTCGGCTTCCGCTACCTCACCGAGTACAACGGCCACTGGAACGACGTGACCACCGTGCGCGAGCTGCCCGCGATGGATAGCAGCGGTTCCCGGGCGGCCATGCGGCTGGGCGACGTGGTCTTCAAGCACTTCCAGCACGCCAACGCGCGTACCGACTTCGTCCTCGGCGAGTTTCCGTGGCGTGTGCAGGTCGGCGAAGAAGTGGCCACCGACGACTTCGTCGAGCCGCCCTACATGCTGTCGGGCGAGGGCACCGAGAACGAGCGGACCTGGTCGCGCGGCATGTATACCGACCCGCAGCAGATCTGGAAGGCCTTCGATCTGCCGGCCACACCCCCACAACCCGTCGGGGTGTTTGCCAACCAGCCCAATCCCTACGCCGAGAAATCCACGGCCCTGTGGCGCGCCTTCCGCTGGCTGTCCGTGCTGGTTGTCGTCCTGATGCTGTACCGGATGCTCACCGCGTCCGGCGCCACCGTCTTCTCGCACGACTTCCGGTATCAGCCGGGCGTGCCGGAGTCGTCGTTCGTCACCGAGCCCTTCGTGCTCCCGAGCGACGGCAAGGTGGAGGTCAAGATCTCGACCACCGTATCGAACTCGTGGCTCGGCTTCGACCTCGCCCTGATCAACCTCGAGACGGGCGACGCGCACAACACCGACTCGGAGGTCAGCTTCTACTCGGGGGTCGAGGGCGGCGAATCGTGGTCGGAGGGCAACCGGGCTGCCACCCTGTCGCTCCCTCGCCTGCCCGCCGGGCAGTACTACCTGCGCGTGGAGCCGGAAGGACCTCCGAACGGCCCGGAGGTCCCGTACAAGATCAACGTGCGCCGCGACCTTCCCGATCCGTTCCCATACCTGCTGGCGCTGGTGTTACTGACTTTGCGGCCGATCTGGGTCTGGTTCCGCAAGGCCGGCTTCGAGGCACGCCGCAACGCGGAGAGCGACTACGCGCCATCCACCTCGGACGACGATGATGACGATGATGATGCCGACGACGACGACGAATAG
- a CDS encoding sensor histidine kinase, which yields MTRRTATIVVVTLCVVLVAAALTLNIGWIYVNARSLLPLVLGVVAFALIIAGIIVYTVFLVRELHRNDQQDAFLNAVTHELKTPIASIRLYLQTLQSREVSEAQREDFYRTMLADADRLQQTVEQVLKAGAASQRVGLLHRSPVDMAALVGEVLEVARLRHHLTPEALTMAEATPDEAFVNGDADELRSVLSNLLDNAVKYSRDQVRVAIEVSVPEDELVRVRVSDQGVGIPHAQLKRIFRRFHRFQWRGSKVKGTGLGLYIVRSIVRQHGGRVSATSDGEGRGSTFTIELPRMVRT from the coding sequence GTGACCCGCCGCACTGCCACGATCGTCGTCGTGACGCTCTGCGTCGTCCTCGTGGCGGCGGCCCTCACCCTCAACATCGGGTGGATCTACGTCAATGCGCGCAGCCTCCTGCCGCTCGTGCTCGGCGTCGTGGCCTTTGCGCTGATCATCGCCGGCATCATCGTGTACACCGTGTTCCTGGTGCGCGAACTGCATCGCAACGACCAGCAGGATGCGTTCCTGAATGCGGTCACGCACGAACTGAAGACGCCGATTGCCTCGATCCGGCTCTATCTGCAGACGCTCCAGTCGCGCGAGGTCTCCGAGGCCCAGCGCGAGGACTTCTACCGCACCATGCTGGCCGACGCCGACCGGCTGCAGCAGACGGTCGAACAGGTGCTCAAGGCCGGCGCGGCCAGCCAGCGCGTCGGGTTGCTTCACCGAAGTCCCGTCGACATGGCGGCACTCGTCGGGGAGGTGCTCGAAGTCGCGCGCCTGCGCCACCACCTCACGCCGGAGGCACTGACAATGGCCGAGGCGACGCCCGACGAGGCCTTCGTCAACGGCGACGCCGACGAACTGCGCAGCGTGCTCTCGAACCTGCTCGACAACGCCGTCAAGTACTCGCGCGATCAGGTACGGGTCGCGATCGAGGTGAGCGTGCCGGAAGACGAACTGGTGCGCGTCCGTGTCTCGGATCAGGGCGTCGGCATTCCGCACGCGCAGCTCAAACGCATCTTCCGGCGGTTCCACCGCTTCCAGTGGCGCGGGTCGAAGGTGAAGGGGACCGGGCTCGGTCTCTACATCGTGCGATCGATCGTCCGGCAGCACGGCGGGCGCGTGTCCGCGACGAGCGACGGCGAGGGCCGGGGCTCGACGTTCACGATCGAACTGCCGCGGATGGTGCGGACCTGA
- a CDS encoding ComEA family DNA-binding protein encodes MAVRWLMTGALVALWMASAAMTSAQQAPAPVMLTPSGEGLPDGPGKDVTVRSCGTCHEARRAASARLTRAGWAAVIDSMIGRGARIADGDVPVVLEYLSTHFLGEAAQPLNINTAPQIDIEAAVGLLRREAAAVVRYRERNGRFKTIDDLKKVPGIDFSKVERRRAFIVTL; translated from the coding sequence ATGGCAGTGCGGTGGCTCATGACCGGTGCCCTGGTGGCGCTGTGGATGGCGTCGGCGGCGATGACGTCGGCGCAACAGGCGCCGGCGCCGGTGATGCTGACGCCTTCCGGGGAGGGTCTGCCAGATGGCCCGGGCAAGGATGTCACCGTGCGGTCCTGTGGCACGTGCCACGAGGCGAGGCGGGCGGCATCCGCGCGCCTCACGCGTGCCGGCTGGGCGGCGGTCATCGACAGCATGATCGGCCGCGGCGCGCGCATCGCCGACGGTGATGTGCCCGTCGTGCTGGAGTACTTGTCCACGCACTTCCTCGGCGAGGCCGCGCAGCCGCTCAACATCAACACGGCACCCCAGATCGACATCGAGGCCGCCGTCGGACTGCTTCGACGCGAAGCGGCCGCCGTGGTGCGGTATCGCGAGCGAAACGGACGCTTCAAGACGATAGACGACCTGAAGAAGGTTCCAGGCATCGACTTCAGCAAGGTCGAGCGCCGCCGCGCCTTCATCGTGACGTTGTAG
- a CDS encoding acyl-CoA desaturase: MSAPVKVTALYGRKAAAGHGYNWITITAMTAFHIGAVAAFFYIDFGAILSAVIMWFVAGSLGIGMAYHRLLTHRGYKTSKWMEYFLTICGTLALEGGPIFWVATHRIHHQHSDHEGDPHSPREGTFWAHMGWIFMGKAMHHDTAVLRRYVPDLSKDPVHLWLTQWHWIPQVVLGLAFLAFGGIPYVLWGIFFRTTYGLHATWLVNSATHIWGSRRFKTKDDSTNLWWVAAITFGEGWHNNHHAHPVSARHGLAWYEIDINYINISILRALGLVWDVKVARLEHVHRMPQQTNDAVDISSAEPLMLE; encoded by the coding sequence ATGAGTGCACCTGTCAAAGTCACTGCCCTTTACGGCCGCAAGGCTGCCGCCGGTCACGGCTACAACTGGATCACCATCACCGCGATGACGGCGTTCCACATTGGCGCCGTCGCCGCGTTCTTCTACATCGATTTCGGCGCGATCCTGTCAGCCGTCATCATGTGGTTCGTCGCCGGCAGCCTCGGGATCGGCATGGCGTATCACCGCCTGCTGACGCACCGTGGCTACAAGACATCCAAGTGGATGGAGTACTTCCTCACGATCTGCGGCACGCTCGCGCTCGAGGGCGGCCCCATCTTCTGGGTGGCCACCCACCGCATCCACCACCAGCACTCGGACCACGAAGGCGACCCGCACTCGCCTCGCGAAGGCACCTTCTGGGCGCACATGGGGTGGATCTTCATGGGCAAGGCGATGCACCACGACACCGCGGTGCTGCGCCGTTACGTCCCGGACCTGAGCAAGGACCCGGTCCACCTGTGGCTCACCCAGTGGCACTGGATACCGCAAGTGGTCCTGGGCCTCGCATTCCTGGCATTCGGCGGCATCCCGTACGTGCTGTGGGGCATCTTCTTCCGCACGACCTACGGCCTGCACGCGACCTGGCTGGTGAACTCAGCGACGCACATCTGGGGTTCGCGCCGCTTCAAGACCAAGGACGATTCCACGAACCTCTGGTGGGTGGCCGCGATCACGTTTGGCGAGGGCTGGCACAACAACCACCACGCCCACCCCGTGTCGGCGCGTCATGGCCTCGCCTGGTACGAGATCGACATCAACTACATCAACATCAGCATCCTGCGCGCACTCGGTCTGGTGTGGGACGTCAAGGTGGCCCGCCTCGAGCACGTCCACCGCATGCCGCAGCAGACCAACGACGCGGTCGACATCTCGTCAGCCGAGCCGTTGATGCTCGAGTAG
- a CDS encoding S-adenosylmethionine decarboxylase family protein, producing the protein MAVSPPDRDVADPLTAAPHVAGGAEWIIDARGCDAALLRDATRLEAVFDRLIAVLRLTPVAPAVWHTFPAPGGLTGFVILAESHLACHTFPEFGSICVNVFCCRPRDEFDAAGLMAEMLGATDTVVRRIERTYGEVRPGSRCPVPGSRPARAGNA; encoded by the coding sequence ATGGCCGTTTCTCCGCCAGACCGAGACGTCGCTGATCCCCTGACCGCTGCCCCGCACGTGGCCGGCGGCGCCGAGTGGATCATCGACGCCCGCGGCTGCGACGCCGCCCTGTTGCGCGATGCCACCCGTCTCGAGGCCGTGTTCGATCGCCTCATCGCCGTGCTCCGCCTGACGCCCGTCGCGCCGGCCGTCTGGCATACGTTCCCTGCTCCCGGCGGCCTCACGGGGTTCGTGATCCTCGCCGAATCGCATCTGGCCTGCCACACGTTCCCGGAGTTCGGCTCCATCTGCGTCAACGTGTTCTGCTGCCGTCCACGCGACGAGTTCGATGCGGCCGGACTGATGGCAGAGATGCTCGGCGCCACCGACACGGTCGTCAGGCGCATCGAGCGCACCTACGGCGAGGTACGTCCCGGTTCCCGGTGCCCGGTGCCCGGTTCCCGGCCGGCGAGAGCCGGCAACGCATGA
- a CDS encoding DUF350 domain-containing protein, which produces MEATLLNNLIAAIVFAGLGIVVLFATFVAVDRLTPYQLWKEIIDDHNTALAVLIGSFALGMSLIIAAAIH; this is translated from the coding sequence ATGGAAGCCACGCTCCTCAACAACCTGATAGCCGCCATCGTCTTCGCGGGACTGGGCATCGTCGTGCTCTTCGCGACGTTCGTGGCGGTCGACCGCCTGACGCCCTACCAGCTCTGGAAGGAGATCATCGACGATCACAACACCGCGCTCGCGGTGCTGATCGGGTCGTTCGCGCTGGGCATGTCGCTGATCATCGCCGCCGCCATTCATTAG
- a CDS encoding FAD-dependent oxidoreductase, translating to MTTNVTRRAFLSTALVGLTQKAGRRIDGGFVNESHERGHRLRDGADFGGSREARSTSVLIVGGGMAGLCAARHLQKRGFDRFIVLEMEPEAGGNARWGQNEVSAYPWGAHYVPIPGKAAGLVREIFTDLGVYDGTTWDERHLVHAPDERLFIHGRWQEGLEPAVGPTRRDRDQVARFTARIAELRASGRFTIPMAAATDVTRPPAEDSLSMAAWLDREGLDSPWLRWMVDYACRDDYGGMARDVSAWAGVLYFAARDADDSGPLTWPEGNGWIARRLLHRLEPRVRTGEIAYRIEPQGRGWRVLTSRADWTADVVIVAAPMHVASRIVAGAPPVRVTSSPWITANLTLDRWPRERGFPVAWDNVLFDSPALGYVVATHQQLRRHVPRTVWTYYWALAQQPALEARRWLLAQDYATLRDRILDDLSRAHADIRECVSRVDIMRFGHAMVRPTPGLLSDPAWQAAQRGLDRLFFAHSDLSGLPLFEEAQYRGVLAADRTMQMLSGR from the coding sequence ATGACCACCAACGTCACGCGGCGAGCGTTCCTGTCGACGGCGCTGGTGGGCCTGACGCAGAAGGCGGGCCGTCGCATCGACGGCGGTTTCGTCAACGAGTCTCACGAGCGCGGCCATCGGTTGCGCGACGGCGCCGATTTCGGCGGCAGTCGCGAGGCGCGCTCGACGTCGGTCCTCATCGTCGGTGGCGGCATGGCCGGCTTGTGTGCCGCCCGGCACTTGCAGAAGCGGGGCTTCGATCGCTTCATCGTGCTCGAGATGGAGCCCGAGGCGGGCGGCAACGCGCGCTGGGGGCAGAACGAGGTGTCCGCCTATCCGTGGGGTGCGCACTACGTGCCGATCCCGGGCAAGGCCGCCGGCCTGGTGCGCGAGATCTTCACCGACCTCGGCGTGTACGACGGCACGACGTGGGACGAGCGTCACCTGGTGCATGCGCCCGACGAGCGACTCTTCATCCACGGCCGATGGCAGGAGGGGCTCGAGCCGGCGGTCGGGCCGACACGGCGCGACCGCGATCAGGTCGCGCGCTTCACGGCGCGCATCGCGGAGTTGCGCGCCTCCGGGCGCTTCACGATCCCGATGGCCGCGGCCACCGACGTCACGCGGCCGCCTGCGGAGGACTCCCTCTCGATGGCCGCGTGGCTCGATCGTGAGGGCCTCGACTCGCCGTGGCTGCGGTGGATGGTGGACTACGCCTGCCGCGATGACTACGGCGGCATGGCCCGCGACGTCTCGGCCTGGGCCGGCGTGCTGTATTTCGCGGCGCGCGATGCCGACGACTCCGGCCCGCTCACGTGGCCCGAGGGCAACGGCTGGATTGCGCGGCGATTGCTGCACCGGCTCGAGCCGCGCGTACGGACCGGCGAGATCGCCTACCGGATCGAGCCGCAGGGTCGTGGGTGGCGCGTGCTCACGTCGCGGGCCGACTGGACGGCGGATGTCGTCATCGTTGCCGCCCCGATGCACGTCGCGTCCCGCATCGTCGCCGGCGCGCCGCCGGTGCGGGTGACGTCGTCGCCGTGGATCACGGCCAACCTGACGCTCGATCGCTGGCCGCGCGAGCGGGGCTTCCCGGTGGCGTGGGACAACGTGTTGTTCGACTCGCCGGCCCTCGGATACGTGGTCGCGACGCACCAGCAGCTGCGGCGGCACGTGCCGCGCACGGTGTGGACGTATTACTGGGCCCTGGCGCAGCAACCGGCACTGGAGGCGCGCCGCTGGCTCCTCGCCCAGGACTACGCAACGCTGCGCGATCGGATCCTCGACGATCTCTCGCGGGCCCACGCCGACATTCGCGAATGCGTGTCGCGGGTGGACATCATGCGCTTCGGCCACGCCATGGTGCGTCCCACGCCCGGGTTGCTGTCGGATCCGGCGTGGCAGGCCGCGCAGCGCGGGCTCGATCGCCTCTTCTTCGCGCACTCCGATCTGAGCGGGTTGCCGCTGTTCGAGGAAGCGCAGTATCGCGGTGTGCTTGCCGCCGACCGCACGATGCAGATGTTATCGGGTAGGTAG
- a CDS encoding DUF998 domain-containing protein yields the protein MTERLLLACGVAAGPIYLLVGFGQAWTREGFDMRRHALILLANGDLGWIQVANFLIAGVLVIAGAIGVRRVLHPGRGGTWGPLLLSVYGLGLIGAGVFPADPGQGFPPGTPMGAATLSTQG from the coding sequence TTGACTGAACGGCTCCTTCTTGCCTGCGGTGTGGCCGCCGGGCCGATCTACCTGCTTGTCGGGTTCGGACAGGCATGGACGCGCGAGGGGTTCGACATGCGGCGCCACGCCCTGATTCTGTTGGCCAACGGCGACCTGGGATGGATTCAGGTCGCGAACTTCCTGATCGCGGGCGTCCTGGTGATCGCTGGCGCGATCGGCGTGCGGCGCGTCCTGCACCCCGGGCGTGGCGGCACGTGGGGACCGTTGCTGCTGTCGGTCTACGGCCTCGGGCTGATCGGCGCCGGCGTGTTCCCGGCCGATCCGGGACAGGGCTTCCCGCCGGGCACGCCGATGGGTGCGGCGACGCTCAGCACGCAGGGCTGA
- a CDS encoding PQQ-binding-like beta-propeller repeat protein has protein sequence MRAAKLTMVMLVSAGVTGLASDFLAEGVDSARTGWLRDERVFTPANVGTTTLQWTAKLDSKPRAMHNLFAPLVAERVDTADGPRELAVVAGVSDDLWGIDVATGREIWHRHFDSTLTSEGRTDDTLCPGGQTAVPTMTQISPGTYTIYAVSWDGRLRQVNLADGKDAAPPELFIPGGGKPYALNLHKGVIYTATAQGCGGLTNAFYSFDLASRVVSAFIPSGGGLWGRRGAAIDAEGRVFLGTGDAMFDPLSRRLGNGIVGVKLDVMKQLQLADYFGAPNANWLWRRDLDVNTTPVAFDHGGRKFLVGTSKECRLWLLDRDALGGEDHRTTLHTTPLICNDQQAFDGQGIWGALGAWKDSAGTQWVLAPFWGPVSRTFKAPIEHARPKGGGVAAFTLRQRPEGWRLVPAWISRDMDLAEEVVIANGIVFAYAAGEDASQVLPDKGFDESDGPVYGGGLSSGPVRRIASSRRAAMYALDGRTGKQLWSSGDQITSWNHFSGLTVANGRAYIATFDGTLYCFGIPR, from the coding sequence ATGCGGGCTGCGAAGCTGACGATGGTGATGCTGGTCTCGGCAGGAGTCACGGGGCTGGCCTCCGACTTCCTGGCCGAGGGCGTGGACTCGGCGCGGACGGGCTGGCTGCGTGACGAGCGGGTCTTCACGCCCGCCAACGTCGGCACGACGACGCTGCAGTGGACGGCAAAGCTGGACAGCAAGCCGCGCGCGATGCACAACCTGTTCGCACCGCTCGTCGCCGAGCGCGTCGATACGGCGGATGGGCCGCGTGAACTCGCCGTCGTCGCGGGGGTCTCCGACGATCTCTGGGGCATCGACGTCGCAACAGGCCGCGAGATCTGGCACCGGCATTTCGACAGCACGCTGACCAGCGAGGGTCGCACTGACGACACGCTCTGTCCCGGCGGCCAGACGGCGGTGCCGACGATGACGCAGATCTCGCCCGGCACCTACACCATCTACGCCGTCTCGTGGGACGGCCGCCTGCGGCAGGTGAACCTGGCCGACGGCAAGGACGCCGCTCCGCCTGAACTCTTCATCCCCGGCGGCGGCAAGCCATACGCCCTCAACCTGCACAAGGGCGTCATCTACACCGCGACCGCGCAGGGCTGTGGCGGGCTCACCAACGCCTTCTACTCGTTCGATCTCGCCTCCAGGGTCGTCAGTGCGTTCATCCCCTCGGGTGGTGGCTTGTGGGGACGACGAGGCGCGGCCATCGACGCCGAGGGCCGCGTGTTCCTCGGCACTGGCGACGCGATGTTCGATCCGCTCAGTCGTCGCCTTGGCAACGGCATCGTCGGCGTCAAGCTCGACGTCATGAAGCAGCTGCAGCTGGCCGACTATTTCGGCGCGCCCAACGCGAACTGGCTATGGCGCCGTGACCTCGACGTCAACACCACGCCGGTCGCGTTCGACCATGGCGGACGCAAGTTCCTGGTCGGCACGAGCAAGGAGTGCCGGCTCTGGCTGCTGGATCGTGATGCGCTCGGCGGCGAGGATCACCGCACCACGCTGCACACGACGCCGCTCATCTGCAACGACCAGCAGGCTTTCGACGGACAGGGCATCTGGGGCGCGCTCGGTGCCTGGAAGGACAGTGCCGGCACGCAGTGGGTGCTGGCGCCGTTCTGGGGGCCGGTGAGTCGCACCTTCAAGGCACCGATCGAGCACGCGCGGCCGAAGGGCGGCGGCGTGGCCGCGTTCACGCTGCGGCAACGACCGGAGGGATGGCGTCTCGTGCCGGCCTGGATCTCGCGCGACATGGATCTGGCCGAGGAGGTGGTCATCGCCAACGGCATCGTGTTCGCGTACGCCGCGGGCGAGGACGCCTCGCAGGTATTGCCCGACAAGGGTTTCGACGAATCGGACGGCCCGGTCTACGGCGGCGGCCTGAGCTCGGGGCCCGTTCGCCGCATCGCCAGCTCGCGCCGTGCGGCGATGTATGCGCTCGATGGCCGCACCGGCAAGCAACTCTGGTCGAGTGGCGACCAGATCACCTCCTGGAACCACTTCAGCGGGCTCACCGTCGCCAACGGCCGCGCCTACATCGCGACGTTCGACGGCACGCTCTACTGCTTCGGCATTCCTCGCTAG
- a CDS encoding polyamine aminopropyltransferase: MTAALLASVLLIAACGLIYELVAGALASYLLGDSITQFSTVIGTYLFAMGIGSWISRFVGRGLAARFILVEIMVGVVGGFSSAALFLAFAYTDAFRLLLYVLVLVVGTLVGLEIPLLMRLLRDRFQFKDVVANVLTFDYLGALGASLLFPIVLVPKLGLVRAPMLFGAINVLVALWTTSVLRESLAPAIRRTLQATCVVALALLGVGLWKANAILDLAEANLYADEVVLSRTTPYQRIVMTAWKDDLRLFLNANLQFSSRDEYRYHEALVHPGLAALPAAARVLILGGGDGLALREVLRYRQVRAVTLVDLDPEMTRLFSSHEELRRLNGGALSDPRVRVINADAFTWIDESREFFDFAIVDFPDPSNFSLGKLYTTTFYRMLMERLTPDATFVVQSTSPLFARQAYWCIVATVEQAGLAVAPYHVYVPSFGEWGFVLAGRSAPRVPTTLPAGLRFLTTRGLGELFDFPVDMARVPVEPNRLHTQALVRYYEREWNALNR; encoded by the coding sequence GTGACAGCCGCTCTGCTTGCCTCCGTCCTGCTCATCGCCGCCTGCGGGCTCATCTACGAGCTCGTGGCCGGCGCCCTCGCCAGCTACCTGCTCGGCGACAGCATCACGCAGTTCTCCACCGTCATCGGGACCTACCTGTTCGCGATGGGGATCGGCTCGTGGATCTCGCGGTTCGTCGGGCGCGGCCTCGCGGCGCGCTTCATCCTCGTCGAGATCATGGTCGGTGTGGTCGGCGGCTTCTCGTCGGCCGCACTGTTCCTGGCCTTCGCCTACACCGACGCATTCCGCCTGCTGCTGTACGTGCTCGTGCTGGTTGTGGGCACGCTCGTCGGCCTCGAGATTCCCCTCCTCATGCGGCTGTTGCGCGACCGGTTCCAGTTCAAGGACGTCGTCGCCAACGTGCTGACGTTCGACTACCTGGGCGCCCTGGGCGCGTCCCTGCTGTTCCCGATCGTGCTGGTGCCCAAGCTGGGGCTGGTACGAGCGCCGATGCTCTTCGGGGCGATCAACGTCCTCGTCGCGCTGTGGACGACCTCGGTGCTGCGGGAGTCGCTGGCGCCCGCCATCCGCCGGACCCTGCAGGCGACGTGCGTCGTGGCACTGGCGCTGCTCGGCGTCGGCCTGTGGAAGGCCAACGCCATCCTCGATCTCGCCGAGGCCAATCTGTACGCCGACGAGGTCGTGCTCTCGAGGACCACGCCCTACCAGCGGATCGTGATGACGGCGTGGAAAGACGACCTGCGACTGTTCCTCAACGCCAACCTGCAATTCAGCTCGCGTGACGAGTACCGCTACCACGAGGCGCTCGTGCACCCGGGGCTGGCGGCGTTGCCAGCCGCGGCTCGTGTCCTCATCCTCGGCGGCGGCGACGGGCTGGCGCTGCGCGAGGTGCTGCGCTATCGGCAGGTCCGCGCCGTGACCCTCGTCGATCTCGATCCGGAGATGACGCGCCTCTTCTCCTCGCACGAGGAACTCCGCAGGCTCAACGGCGGCGCGCTCTCCGACCCCCGCGTGAGGGTCATCAACGCCGATGCGTTCACGTGGATCGACGAGAGTCGCGAGTTCTTCGATTTCGCCATCGTGGACTTCCCCGATCCGTCGAACTTCTCGCTGGGCAAGCTGTACACGACGACGTTCTACCGGATGCTGATGGAGCGCCTCACCCCCGATGCCACGTTCGTCGTGCAGTCGACCTCGCCGCTGTTCGCGCGTCAGGCCTACTGGTGCATCGTCGCGACCGTCGAACAGGCGGGGCTGGCAGTGGCGCCCTACCACGTGTACGTGCCGTCGTTCGGCGAGTGGGGTTTCGTCCTCGCCGGACGATCGGCGCCACGTGTGCCGACGACATTGCCGGCCGGGTTGCGCTTCCTGACCACGCGGGGGCTTGGCGAACTGTTCGACTTCCCCGTCGACATGGCGCGTGTGCCGGTCGAACCCAATCGCCTGCACACGCAGGCCCTCGTGCGGTACTACGAGCGCGAGTGGAATGCTCTTAACCGATAG